From the genome of Methylocystis bryophila, one region includes:
- a CDS encoding alpha/beta fold hydrolase encodes MEEFLSEGVAIAYVVFEPREQDRNEPIVLVHGFASTHAVNWLFNQWAKTLTEDGRRVVMLDLRGHGRSQKLYDPEAYTFGAMADDTLRLMEHLGMDRADIMGYSMGGRVATQLALSHPERVRALILGGVGANLLAPTALMPGMAEAMEAADIQDVDDHSLKIFRGFAESTRSDLKALAACARGLKPSFGPQDLARVEAPTLICAGTRDDVAGDPHPLGNLFRQADVIDIPGRDHNRAVGDRVFKQAVLEFLAARP; translated from the coding sequence ACCCCGGGAGCAGGACCGTAACGAGCCGATCGTGCTTGTTCACGGTTTCGCCTCGACGCATGCCGTGAACTGGCTGTTCAACCAATGGGCTAAGACGCTCACGGAGGATGGACGTCGCGTCGTGATGCTCGACCTGCGCGGGCACGGCCGTTCGCAGAAGCTCTACGATCCCGAAGCCTACACTTTTGGCGCCATGGCCGACGACACGCTCCGGCTGATGGAGCACCTCGGAATGGATCGGGCCGATATCATGGGCTACTCCATGGGCGGCCGCGTCGCGACACAGCTCGCGCTCTCGCATCCCGAGCGCGTGCGCGCGTTGATCTTGGGCGGCGTCGGCGCCAACCTCCTCGCTCCCACGGCGCTCATGCCCGGCATGGCCGAGGCGATGGAGGCCGCGGACATCCAGGATGTCGATGATCACAGCCTCAAGATTTTTCGAGGCTTTGCCGAATCGACGAGAAGCGATCTGAAGGCGCTGGCGGCCTGCGCCCGAGGCCTCAAGCCGAGCTTCGGACCGCAGGATCTGGCGCGGGTCGAGGCGCCGACGCTGATCTGCGCCGGCACGCGCGATGATGTGGCTGGCGATCCGCATCCGCTCGGAAACCTCTTCAGGCAGGCCGATGTCATCGACATCCCCGGACGCGATCACAACCGCGCCGTAGGGGATCGAGTCTTCAAACAGGCCGTGCTCGAATTTCTGGCGGCGAGACCATAG
- the cysE gene encoding serine O-acetyltransferase has product MALANSAPAKLSPDPLFRRLRAEAEATLKIEPLLATLLNDTVLAQDSLETAVAHRVSERLAGPEVSGASIRRAFAQYFERNGEAEAILRADLLAVLERDPACTRLLEPVLYFKGFHAIQAHRVAHAAWLGGRSDFALSLQSLSSQKFQTDIHPAARIGRGFFLDHATGVVIGATAVIEDEVSMLHAVTLGGSGKKSGERHPKVRRGVLIGAGAQVFGNIEIGAGALIAAGSVVLEDVPPHKTVAGSPARVVGDVTQAEPSLAMDQVHDVIDSGI; this is encoded by the coding sequence ATGGCCCTGGCGAATTCTGCACCGGCGAAACTGTCTCCGGACCCTCTTTTCCGACGCCTGCGCGCGGAGGCGGAGGCCACGCTCAAAATCGAGCCCTTGCTCGCGACGCTTCTCAACGACACGGTCCTCGCTCAGGACAGCCTCGAGACGGCGGTGGCGCATCGCGTCTCGGAGCGCCTCGCCGGCCCTGAGGTCTCCGGCGCGTCGATTCGCCGCGCCTTTGCCCAATATTTCGAACGAAACGGCGAGGCGGAAGCCATTCTGCGCGCGGATCTCCTTGCCGTGCTCGAACGCGACCCGGCCTGCACGCGCCTCCTCGAGCCCGTCCTCTACTTCAAGGGCTTCCACGCCATTCAGGCGCATCGCGTCGCGCATGCCGCCTGGCTCGGCGGCCGCAGCGACTTCGCGCTCAGCCTGCAGTCGCTCTCCTCGCAGAAGTTTCAGACGGACATCCACCCCGCCGCCCGGATCGGACGCGGCTTTTTCCTCGATCACGCGACGGGCGTCGTGATCGGGGCAACCGCGGTGATCGAGGACGAAGTCTCGATGCTTCACGCGGTGACGCTGGGCGGCAGCGGCAAAAAGAGCGGAGAGCGGCATCCCAAGGTCAGACGCGGCGTGTTGATCGGGGCCGGGGCGCAGGTCTTTGGCAATATCGAGATCGGCGCGGGCGCGCTCATCGCCGCGGGGTCCGTGGTGCTCGAAGACGTGCCCCCGCATAAGACCGTCGCCGGATCGCCCGCGCGCGTGGTCGGCGACGTAACGCAGGCCGAGCCGTCGCTTGCGATGGATCAGGTCCATGACGTGATCGATTCGGGCATATAG